A window of the Hordeum vulgare subsp. vulgare chromosome 5H, MorexV3_pseudomolecules_assembly, whole genome shotgun sequence genome harbors these coding sequences:
- the LOC123452067 gene encoding nuclear pore complex protein GP210, producing the protein MADLSVLLPPRMTRPVEYRLVGGDGCFTWSLDHHDIVSVKPEYNDSSRCSTSARLASIAPYSGRKETSVYATDIISGITIHCKVFVDKISRIRIFHHSVKIDLDEIATLRVHAFDDEENVFSTLVGLQFMWQLTPTMHDNSNHHLAHIPLKETHLSDCSGFCVEMNARFELEDRDLGSDFFVVKGVGIGQEVVSAQLFEPQFEHVSDTITLTVAEAMSLEPPSPVLVTLGVSVNFKLKIFRQKVAQAVNLPSQYHLWHVKNSSVAQVDSSLGVVHALSLGFTDVVVEDTRVSGHQQVSSLRVVIPRTLFLYLVPVMDDSGHFHGITSIPSSEVWYVFPGQKYMVLAKAFAEGFDAREIFIAEENNLRLESSTVELWNLSRVPDNSLGSYEVQTSRLLFPIAQGEGYLVAALTYQAEASGSAKVLKLLQKVNVCSKVKATWDEGTDNSNIIHLPWVPGVYQEVELTAVGGCGKTPEDYKLFSSDESVVSVSDSRTVRAKKPGQAVIKVVSTFDFLNFDEVIIEVSTPSALAILPIFPVEVAVGTQLHAAVTFKTSNGHPYSRCDYFNAFIRWSLLSENQTFEVVDASEALTIEALKHHSGSSAQYGNPCAWISLNASAAGRATIVATFSSESDSYFETFNEPIFLKATSKVSAYYPLLVLQAGNGNQFGGYWVDLSRLQSGIQNMGNNSPKELYLVPGSTMDVFLFGGPEQWDKVVDFVETVDVVGAPGNYIMGSTAVQKISSGLYQVSCQSKGVFKLLFSRGNMIGKDHPVPAVAKSELSIVCDFPSAVTLIANENENRIDILEAASKADRSPNRLQVSPVVISNGRSIRLAAAGVHQNGRFFANSSSLCLRWEVTECEGLAYLDQEEDAEMLEQSSWERFLVLQNSTGMCTARATVIGFSSRIASKTHEEHIFLPSEHDNLTDAIQLQIVSSLRVTPEYVLLVFHREAQETLAVSGGTCSLDASTNDTHVAQIVQHPGKALCSQLILGARGLGSAVVTIQDIGLSPRVTTSSLVRVANVDWIQILSEEHISIMEGTTKDFQISAGTQDGQVFGDSQYKYMGIEVHLGDEILDHVNPSESLDGPKFSIKAAKTGTTSLYVSTKQRSGQRVLSQVIDVEVYKPLRIHPAYIYLTPGASFVLSVKGGPKIGVSIEYTSLNVGTLEVQTATGKLSAKTVGNSTVRAAVLANGGTVICEAFGRVEVGIPMAMALSTQSDRLCVGCSMPIYPSVPKGDPFSFYETCQSYTWMIADQKVVTFQSARSWQNGLSQALYPEGNTYPWLSNGSSNAFINHVIGRSAGKTKISISVTCDFSLHGSSGSVSYDASKTILVVPDPPLARGLPITWLLPPFYTTTDLLPRSVNSFGEPDSNGLDTTIGYSLLRSSGRSDPAMQNANAIEGSKIRTGESNAIDCIQAKDHSTGRTEIASCLRVAEVAQVRVAAAESSIQTAYLSVNDKVELDVKYADELGYTFSEALGVAPVKIETNYPDVLSIVMPRDVNGTYGAHQRFVLQAKSHGTALVRVHTNHPSRKSDFIMVSVGARMYPRDVVIHSGQHLNFTIIGDRMDARGPGQWLSTNENVMRVNQITGEAHARGEGIAEVIFKGPNLKLRTTVNVLKVNQIVVDAPAEILTNAAVPPDGYKFSVKLSDSAGHSTESSVKDQINVPFDCKVEPSFVGFVEPWSDRAVKKSYCVFHPYSPAQLLPVESNPKDGFLHISVRANLKEDSMVTGSAHALFVKGFYIKEPGKLNLTPSCNHSIITIGGNTDAELFWSAKDLMSVTLVDTNENIGGPSQVVYRVEALKRQPFVDKVTIILPATGQTEELEVNYVTGDKTEPSSSGLITLGLFIACIIVPAVIFWPIMKLLEKLTRRAPPRHAAPAPAAGPAMAPDPASPAIGEFSPRTPQPFMEYVRKTVDDTPYYKRDARRRFNPQNTY; encoded by the exons ATGGCGGACCTCAGCGTGCTCCTGCCCCCGCGCATGACCAGGCCCGTCGAGTACCGCCTCGTCGGCGGGGACGGCTGCTTCACCTG GTCATTGGATCATCATGATATTGTATCAGTTAAGCCAGAGTACAACGACAGCAGCAGATGCTCGACGAGCGCTCGTTTGGCATCAATCGCTCCTTACAGCGGCCGCAAGGAGACCTCTGTCTATGCCACTGATATTATTAGTGGCATCACGATTCACTGCAAAGTTTTCGTCGACAAAATCTCTCGGATCAGGATTTTCCATCATTCTGTTAAAATCGACCTGGATGAAATCGCCACATTGCGTGTTCATGCCTTTGATGACGAAG AAAATGTGTTCTCGACATTGGTGGGATTGCAGTTTATGTGGCAGCTTACCCCGACGATGCATGATAACAGtaaccatcatcttgctcatattCCACTGAAAGAAACACATTTAAGTGACTGCAGTGGTTTTTGTGTTGAGATGAATGCGCGGTTTGAGCTTGAAGACAGG GATCTTGGTTCTGATTTCTTTGTCGTGAAGGGTGTTGGGATTGGCCAAGAGGTTGTTAGTGCTCAGTTATTTGAACCACAGTTTGAGCATGTGAGTGACACGATCACTTTAACTGTCGCTGAAGCTATGTCGCTAGAGCCCCCATCACCCGTCCTTGTAACTCTTGGTGTCTCGGTGAATTTCAAACTCAAGATTTTTCGACAAAAGGTTGCCCAAG CGGTTAATCTACCATCACAATACCATCTTTGGCATGTGAAGAATTCTTCTGTGGCCCAAGTGGATAGTTCCTTGGGTGTTGTACATGCTTTGAGTCTGGGATTTACTGATGTCGTTGTTGAAGACACAAGAGTTTCTGGCCACCAACAAGTATCATCTCTACGTGTTGTTATTCCACGGACACTGTTCCTCTATCTAGTTCCTGTTATGGATGATTCTGGTCATTTTCATGGGATAACAAGTATTCCATCCTCAGAAGTGTGGTACGTTTTTCCTGGTCAAAAGTACATGGTTCTTGCGAAAGCTTTTGCAGAGGGATTTGATGCTAGAGAGATATTTATTGCAGAG GAAAACAATCTTAGATTGGAGAGCAGCACAGTGGAACTTTGGAACTTATCACGGGTTCCAGATAACTCTTTAGGTTCCTATGAAGTGCAAACTTCTAGATTGCTATTCCCCATTGCTCAGGGAGAAGGATATTTAGTTGCTGCCTTAACCTACCAAGCAGAGGCATCTGGATCAGCAAAG GTTCTCAAGCTGCTGCAAAAAGTTAATGTATGCAGTAAAGTGAAGGCAACCTGGGATGAGGGAACGGATAACTCCAATATTATTCACCTACCTTGGGTTCCTGGAGTTTATCAAGAAGTCGAACTGACGGCAGTTGGAG GTTGTGGTAAGACGCCGGAGGACTACAAGTTATTTTCGTCTGATGAAAGTGTTGTTTCTGTGTCCGATTCCCGTACTGTACGTGCTAAAAAGCCTGGTCAAGCTGTCATCAAAGTAGTTTCTACCTTTGATTTCCTGAATTTCGATGAG GTCATTATTGAAGTATCCACTCCTTCAGCACTGGCTATATTGCCAATCTTTCCTGTTGAGGTGGCTGTTGGAACACAACTTCATGCTGCTGTGACATTTAAAACGTCCAATG GACACCCGTACTCAAGATGTGATTATTTTAATGCTTTTATAAGGTGGAGTCTACTATCTGAGAATCAAACTTTTGAAGTTGTTGACGCATCTGAGGCTTTGACTATTGAGGCCTTAAAGCATCATAGTGGTTCTTCGGCACAATATGGCAATCCTTGTGCCTGGATATCTCTAAATGCATCTGCTGCTGGTCGAGCCACAATAGTTGCGACGTTTTCCTCCGAGTCCGATTCCTATTTTGAGACTTTTAATGAGCCCATTTTTCTGAAGGCCACATCAAAAGTATCTGCATATTATCCTCTTCTAGTACTTCAAGCAGGAAACGGAAACCAGTTTGGTGGTTACTGGGTTGACTTATCTAGATTACAGAGTGGCATTCAGAATATGGGTAACAACTCTCCCAAGGAGCTGTACTTGGTTCCTGGATCAACCATGGATGTGTTTCTCTTTGGAGGGCCTGAACAGTGGGACAAAGTGGTTGATTTTGTCGAAACTGTTGATGTTGTTGGCGCACCAGGAAATTATATCATGGGCTCTACTGCTGTGCAAAAAATATCTAGTGGACTATACCAAGTTTCTTGCCAAAGCAAAGGGGTCTTT AAACTGTTGTTTTCACGTGGAAACATGATTGGGAAGGATCATCCTGTGCCTGCTGTAGCCAAATCAGAGCTATCAATTGTTTGTGACTTCCCGTCAGCAGTAACATTGATTGCAAATGAAAATG AAAACCGGATTGATATTTTAGAAGCGGCAAGCAAAGCTGACCGTAGCCCCAATAGGCTGCAAGTATCTCCTGTTGTAATCTCAAATGGAAGAAGCATCCGCCTAGCCGCTGCTGGTGTACATCAAAATGGAAGATTTTTTGCCAATTCGTCCTCTCTTTGCTTGAGATGGGAAGTCACTGAATGTGAGGGACTTGCTTACTTGGATCAAGAAGAAGATGCTGAAATGTTAGAACAGTCATCTTGGGAGAGGTTTCTTGTCCTACAGAATTCGACGGGAATG TGCACTGCCCGTGCTACAGTCATTGGCTTTTCTTCCAGAATTGCTAGCAAAACCCATGAAGAACACATTTTTCTTCCAAGCGAACATGACAATCTCACAGATGCTATTCAGTTGCAG ATTGTTTCTTCCTTAAGAGTCACTCCAGAATATGTCTTATTAGTTTTCCATCGTGAAGCACAG GAAACCTTAGCTGTCAGTGGTGGCACATGCTCTCTAGATGCCTCTACCAATGACACACATGTGGCCCAAATAGTTCAGCATCCAGGGAAGGCCCTATGTTCCCAGTTGATTCTTGGTGCTAGAGGCTTAGGCAGTGCTGTCGTGACAATTCAGGACATTGGCCTTTCTCCTAGAGTGACGACTAGCTCTCTG gttagagttgcaaatgttgaCTGGATTCAGATATTGTCAGAAGAGCACATCAGCATTATG GAAGGaaccacaaaagattttcaaattTCAGCGGGGACCCAAGATGGACAAGTCTTCGGAGATTCTCAG TACAAGTACATGGGAATTGAGGTACATCTTGGTGATGAAATTCTGGATCATGTTAATCCAAGCGAGTCGCTGGATGGACCAAAATTTTCAATTAAAGCTGCAAAAACTGGGACAACATCTCTTTAT GTTAGCACTAAGCAACGCTCTGGGCAAAGAGTTTTGAGTCAGGTTATAGACGTGGAAGTGTACAAACCACTGCGAATACATCCTGCGTACATCTACCTCACACCGGGTGCTTCTTTTGTG CTTTCTGTTAAAGGTGGTCCAAAGATTGGAGTTTCCATTGAGTACACAAGTCTGAACGTGGGAACGTTGGAAGTTCAAACTGCTACTGGAAAGCTGTCTGCAAAGACTGTAGGAAACTCT ACTGTACGTGCAGCTGTTTTGGCAAATGGAGGCACCGTCATTTGTGAAGCTTTTGGAAGAGTTGAAGTGGGTATCCCAATGGCTATGGCATTGAGTACTCAAAGTGACCGTCTTTGTGTTGGCTGTAGCATGCCAATCTACCCTTCCGTGCCTAAG GGAGATCCATTTTCCTTCTATGAAACTTGTCAAAGTTACACTTGGATGATAGCAGATCAGAAG GTTGTGACATTCCAATCGGCTAGATCTTGGCAAAACGGACTCAGTCAAGCTCTTTATCCAGAAggaaatacctatccatggttatCCAATGGAAGTAGCAATGCTTTTATCAATCATGTGATTGGAAG ATCTGCAGGGAAAACCAAGATCTCCATTTCAGTTACTTGTGATTTCTCGCTACATGGCAGTTCTGGATCTGTATCTTATGATGCCTCCAAGACAATCCTGGTCGTACCAGATCCTCCCCTTGCGCGTGGACTTCCTATAACATGGCTATTACCACCCTTTTATACCACCACAGACCTTTTACCTAGATCAGTTAATTCCTTTGGAGAACCAGACTCAAATGGCCTGGATACCACTATTGGATATTCTCTGTTAAGGAGCAGTGGTAGAAGTGATCCTGCTATGCAGAATGCTAACGCTATTGAGGGAAGTAAAATTAGGACTGGAGAAAGCAATGCAATTGATTGTATTCAGGCAAAAGATCACTCAACTGGCAGAACAGAAATAGCATCATGCCTACGAGTTGCTGAG GTTGCACAAGTACGGGTGGCTGCTGCAGAATCATCAATCCAGACAGCCTATCTTTCTGTAAATGATAAAGTTGAACTGGATGTAAAATATGCTGATGAATTAG GTTATACCTTTAGTGAAGCACTTGGAGTAGCACCTGTGAAGATTGAGACAAACTATCCTGATGTTTTGTCAATTGTCATGCCCAGAGATGTCAATGGTACATATGGCGCACATCAACGTTTTGTGCTACAG GCGAAAAGCCATGGGACAGCTCTTGTACGGGTgcacaccaaccatccttcaaggAAATCAGATTTCATTATG GTATCTGTTGGTGCGCGAATGTATCCGAGAGATGTGGTGATTCATTCTGGCCAGCACCTGAACTTCACTATTATTGGGGACC GCATGGATGCGCGTGGACCTGGCCAGTGGTTAAGTACCAACGAAAATGTTATGCGTGTTAATCAAATAACAGGTGAAGCACATGCACGTGGTGAAGGTATAGCAGAAG TGATTTTCAAAGGCCCAAATCTGAAATTGCGGACAACTGTCAATGTGCTCAAGGTGAACCAGATAGTTGTTGATGCTCCTGCAGAGATTCTGACGAATGCTGCTGTCCCACCTGATGGATACAAGTTCTCTGTGAAATTAAG TGATTCAGCCGGGCATAGCACAGAGTCCTCTGTGAAAGATCAGATAAATGTCCCATTTGACTGCAAGGTCGAACCCTCTTTTGTCGG GTTTGTTGAGCCATGGAGTGACCGCGCTGTGAAGAAATCCTACTGTGTATTTCATCCATACTCGCCCGCACAGCTGTTGCCTGTTGAGTCGAACCCAAAAGACGGTTTTTTACACATTTCAGTTCGTGCAAATCTGAAAGAAGATTCTATGGTGACTGGATCTGCACATGCCCTGTTTGTCAAAGGATTTTACATTAAAGAACCTGGAAAG TTAAACTTGACTCCAAGCTGCAACCATAGCATAATCACTATTGGCGGGAACACTG ATGCTGAGTTATTTTGGAGTGCTAAAGATTTAATGTCGGTCACTCTTGTTGATACAAATGAGAACATTGGTGGTCCTAGTCAAGTTGTCTACCGG GTGGAAGCACTCAAAAGGCAACCTTTCGTGGATAAGGTCACTATAATTCTTCCAGCCACTG GCCAGACTGAAGAATTAGAAGTTAACTATGTTACAGGAGACAAAACAGAGCCATCGTCATCAGGCTTAATCACACTTGGTCTTTTCATCGCATGCATCATCGTGCCAGCAGTTATATTCTGGCCCATCATGAAACTACTGGAGAAACTGACCCGGCGGGCACCACCACGGCATGCAGCGCCTGCACCAGCAGCGGGCCCTGCCATGGCGCCTGACCCTGCCTCCCCGGCTATTGGCGAGTTCTCTCCTCGCACTCCCCAGCCTTTCATGGAGTACGTGAGGAAGACCGTCGACGACACGCCTTACTACAAGCGTGATGCGAGGAGGCGATTCAACCCTCAAAATACGTACTGA
- the LOC123452066 gene encoding uncharacterized protein LOC123452066, producing the protein MDELERTAEELQSRAAPDDESEEEKRERVRRELQKVAKEQAERRATGKQMFDLGQRAYGKGMYGRSIEFLEAALTIIRPSSLLGGEIQIWLAMAYDANRRHKDSIALYKELENTHPMISIRRQAAEFRYIAEAPKLKISNDEVVTIPQIGSSWDWYAGTWSDKIPEQEDKKRKMVAAASQPEPSTNVFGNLFLLRPPGEWKKSAWAIVTLWAVLIGTAFYLQR; encoded by the exons atgGACGAGCTGGAGCGCACCGCCGAGGAGCTGCAGAGCCGGGCCGCCCCCGACGACGAGTCCGAGGAGGAGAAGCGCGAGCGCGTCCGCCGCGAGCTTCAGAAG GTGGCCAAGGAACAGGCCGAGAGGAGGGCGACGGGGAAACAAATGTTCGATCTGGGGCAAAGGGCTTATGGGAAAGGGATGTATGGCCGCTCCATCGAGTTCTTGGAGGCTGCACTCACAATCATACGCCCCTCCTCGCTCCTCGGCGGTGAG ATTCAAATTTGGCTTGCAATGGCATACGATGCCAATAGGCGGCACAAGGATTCCATAGCATTGTACAAAGAATTGGAGAATACACATCCAATGATTAGCATCAGGAGACAGGCAGCTGAATTCCGGTACATTGCTGAGGCGCCCAAGTTGAAGATCTCCAACGATGAGGTGGTCACGATACCGCAAATTGGATCCAGCTGGGACTG GTATGCTGGGACATGGAGCGACAAGATCCCAGAGCAGGAGGACAAGAAAAGAAAGATGGTGGCCGCCGCCAGCCAACCGGAGCCTTCGACGAACGTCTTCGGCAACCTCTTCCTCCTGCGGCCGCCGGGCGAGTGGAAGAAGAGCGCATGGGCGATCGTCACCCTATGGGCCGTGCTGATCGGGACAGCGTTCTATCTGCAGAGATGA